The genomic segment GCTAGAGAACGTACCCGTTGTAGTGCGAGCTCAAGAAATTTGGGACAAAGTCATACTGTATGTTCAAAAAGTGCAAACTGGCAAGAAATACAGTAAACCAACATCAAAGTCATTCAAGATCATACAAGATGCTGTCCAGGATCCACTCATGCCAGCAAAGATGGCAGCTTTTGAGTCAGTGGCAAAGCAGCTTCAACCCTTCTTGGCAATTTTCCAAAGTGACAACCCACTTTTACCTTTCATGGCTAGCACTCTACAAAAGATGATTGCAGGACTGATGAAGAGATATATCAAGGCTGATGTACTCCAGAAGGCTATCTCAGCAGTGAAGCTTTTAAAGTTAGACCTCTCAGAGAAGAAAACTTTCCTTGAGATTAACAAGGTGGATATTGGATTTGTTGCTGTGGACAAGCTCAAGAAATTGCAGGGTGAAAAAAAAGTCAGTGATCGCCAGGTGAGAAcaaagttgtttaattttcccTTTTCCCGGAGAGTGGGCCATCAATGTCCAATGCAGTACTCAaacaatatatattttgttattttcaacatgacacaatgcaatacaatacaataatttccCAGGAACGCTTAAAATGGGATGAAATAATGCTTCTTTCAGAGACTTATTGACTTACTAACTTAACCTGTTGCAGACAGGTTTGCCAAAAATACCAGAATCTAAACTGTTACCCATTCTGAACTTGTCATTATTGGTACTTTCAGATATACCAGTTCAAGAGTGAGTTTCAGTCCTTCTTAAGTAAAATTGTCAGCAAGGTGTTTGAGAAGACCCCGATAGCCTACTCTTTGGCAAGGAATCTGGCATGTCTAGACCCCAACTTGATTGTAGCTGACAAGGAGGGTTGCTCTGCAAAGTTCAAAGTAGTGCTGAAGAAGATGGTGGAATGCCAAAGATTAAACATACGTGATTGTGATGCCTTAGTTTTGCAGTACTCTGAGTTTCTTGAGCTGGCAATTAAGGTTGAGACATCAGCCTTCGAAGAATTCAACTTCAAGGTAGACAGGCTGGACGTATTTTTGCAGAAACACATTGGTTCTGTTATTTCACTGTCCAAATTATGGGATCTGCTGAGAGAACTCTTGATTCTTTCCCATGGTCAAGCAACTGTTGAGAGGGGATTTTCAGTAAACCGGCAAGTCATGATCgagaacatgaaagaaaaaacttttattGCACAGCGTACAATTCATGACCACATTCAGAGCATTGGAGGGCTAGGTCAGTTGGTAGTTAGCAGGGAACTTCTTGCAGCAGCTAGTGCAGGGAGACAACGTTACTCTGCCTATCTTGAAGAGCAGAAGAAAGAGCAACAGCAAGCTTCTCAAAACAGGAAGCGAAAAATAGTTCTTGAGGAAAAAGCTGagttagagaaaaagaaaaagcgcCTTGCCAGTGATATTAGTGCCTTACAACTTGATGCAGACTCTCTAGCAAAAGAAGCTGAGGAAAAAGCCAAGCTTGTTCTACTCTCCAAGTCTAATGCACTTAGAAAagcagcaaaagaaaaggagaGCGCCCTAGAGAAAGTTGAAGATGAGCTGAGAGAGCTGGTTAAGAAGAGTTCTAACTTGTGAACTAACTTGCAGTTATCTTCTATGTAAAGGGCAAAGGATTGACTCTTGACAGTTAAAGAGAATATCTTACATTTTGTTTGAACTGGTTCATATTTTCACAACCTATCTAGTTGAATAAATGATTGTTTTCACATTACTGTCGATGTCGGAGAACACTTGCTAAACTTAGGTcatgaaattttgcaaaaggtcatggaaaaagtcatggaaagtcatggaattttaacAGGTCaaaagtgtacgaaccctgaaattgaaaaggatgtgttaaagtgagaaattcgttctcatttacttttaatttggTGACAAGTTGTGACATGGTCGAAGGGAATTTagattattgtttttcattctatTTGCTTCGGCTTTCATCGAGCGGTTTTACAAAGACTACGGcaaataaagcatcattttaaagattgaatGAACGAAAGAGGCAACACACAGCTTTGAAGGAAGTGTTGGTTTataattatcctcattttaacttgtttcaatcTGTCAGATTCTTAcctgagatttaaaaattatcacattacccgcaccttcctattaCCCGCAGCAACCGCATTACCCACGGGTAATcggccggaaattacggtactCCAGTATATGCAACATTTCGCGTACACTAGACGCATATTGcactttttgagaaaaaccgATCTCTGTACTCACTTTGACACAGAAATGCAACAAGCAACGGCGTCTGGTGAAAAGAGTTTGCACACCCAGAGAGATATGTTCCCAAAGACTCTTACCTTGCAGTTGGATTTTGACAAAACGCTCAAGACTCCTAAAGTCTCTTCGCAGGACTCCTACTTTTGTGCGAAGCTGAAAACGCACCACCTGGGTATGTACTGTGCAAGGGACGACCACATTTATTATTTCCTATATGACGAGACTGTTGGCACCACGGGACCAAATGAAGTCATATCGCTGTTGGACCATttacttcttgaacttgaaaataagCTCGGAAAACATGATCACCTAATTATTTGGTGTGATAATGCCCCTGGGCAGTTCAAGGAATGTTTCTTATTCTTCTACCTCTACTTTATAGTACGACGTGGGCAGTTGCTGAGGGCAGACTTGAAATTTCTGTTAGAAGGTCACACTTACTCTGTCTGTGATAGATGCTTTGGAACTATACAAAATGTTTTCCAAAGGCACGAAATTATTGACATTCCAAGGAAATGGGCAACTGTCTTAGAAAACGAGGGGCTATCGAACGTCATAGTTAACTGGGTTATGCTGGATATGATAAAAGACTATAAATCGTTCAGTTGAAATGAGGACTTGGAGAGGGAAAGATTTGAAGTTAAAAACATCGCCTGGCTTAATTTCGGTTACGGTGAAACAGTCGACGACAACGGAGACCTTCAATTCATACATCATCCAGACAATGTCTTTGTAAGATTTGAAATGGATTCTAGACAGTTTCCAAGGAAAATTTCCTTcctaaagaaaaaacaatgcaTGGAGCTTAGGCCAGAGCTTCTCACTACTGTGAGACGAGAAAGAAGGGCAATCCGCGAGGATGTTAAACGATCTTGTGTTAAACTAGCCCAGAAGTACTTATCCCAACCTGCTATTCGATTTTATGAATCATTGCCAAGTTcgacaagtgaagaaaatgaAGGCGGTGAACTACAGTAAAGACATAtttataggttttttttttcgcttgttATCACTTTGAATGTAGGTTTCTTTAGGTCTATGTGTACTGTGTGAATAAAGTTAAACTATGATGAAACATTAACTTTATCGTTACTTTCTTTGTGTTCTCGGCGATTTGAACGCAACGTTTTTGATAACTATACAGCCCATGCTTAACGGGTCAACCAACTGCTCGGGAAACTAACAACCGAGAGAAACGAAGAAGTTAGagctgaaaaaatatttaacatcTCGTTTTAATTTCATTCGGTATCAAGATCTCTCATCTAAAGGCTGTTGTAAATAAACGTCGAagacaattttcaaaaatgctAGACATTTAAATACCATACTGGTAGATGGACAATTAGCTAAAACGGTCAATCACAGGTCATTTAATGTAAATGATTTTTTAAAGGTTGGGTCATACTTTCGCACGGTGATCGTTCTTGAAGATCAAATCTGCTCGGCTAAACGAGTCTCTAGGATTTcgaagatttcaaaatcttgatacGAGATTAGGCCTTGCAACTGAAGAATCCCTAGATttagtttttttcctttaatgcaatcttaaaaaTGCACAAGATGtagaaaaagttgaaatttaattagaTAATGGTCATCAATGGTCGattgaaacatgtcttgcaaactttggtttttttttacgaatTAACTAATAGTCAATAAGTAGCTACATTTATAGGGTTTTGTAGCATGGTCTGCCCGGCCCGTGAGGGTTCTCGGCACGACGTTATAGTTGGAAAACTGAGCTCGCGACTCCAATTTCTTGAATTGTAAATGTTACCCTCACCATCCTCCTTTTGCACAGTGGAACCTCGCTGTATGGACACCCGCTTAATTAATCTGTTTTCCGAGCTGACAAACTCTTAAACATCGTGAACCGCTTGCTAATTACCCTGTTGAAATAATGACAgatttttatttgttaattcGATGTTATCACatgcacacacaaaaaaagtttcaaaTTGGCGTGACATGCTTTCTTCGGGTGTTTGACTATTCTACATTCAATTCTatctattttcttttctttaattacTACTGCGGTTTCGTCTGATCACACAGACCCTTGGGATTGTAACAAGAAAAGCGAAAGGCATTAGTTTTATTCTAAATGCTTACAGTCCAAATCATCTTGAAATCGAATGGGCTGTGAACAGAAAAATTCACCCACAAAGGAACACGCATGGTATAACAGAACTTTGCTTTGAAATATATCCAATGTTTAATTTTGGGCCGGGCTCACAATTTGACCGATTAAACACATGTCCATGACGTTTTTTTCTGAGAGCTCGCGCGTGTATTACCGAGTTCCACTGTATTCATTTGAAAACAGCCGTCCCGAGCCTGACGATAGGTTTCTACGATCAATGCTATTTAAATAATACATCAGGAAAACAGAAGTCATATTTCAAAccagttttttaatttttatcacacTGTCCATCTTCGTTACTTTACAATATCAATGCTGATCTGTTCCACTGAGTTCTCAGAGTTCAAAAGAAAAAGCCATTGAATCTATTCAGTTTTTCTTCGAGAGGATAACCATGTCATATTTCAAACAAGCGAATCTTCTTTCACTTTCAAGGCAGTGAGCGTTGTGTTCGTTTTGTAATCGCTCTAATTCATTGACATTACTGAAGTTACCATTTTTAACCTCTAAACGTATAATGTGCAATTTGTTCTGAATTTCATCACAGTACTGACATGTATCTATCCTGGCCTTTCTAAAGTCCTCATTAAAGATGTTTCTAAAGGTGGAAAAACTAATTACAGGTCCcttatttttttagctttgaaCGGTTTGTTTTTAGATTTGGGTTTACTTTAACAAATTCTCTCTACATCTTGTGCATAGAGTTCGACAGTCAAAGTATTGTTTTCGAGTTCTTGATCTTCTGTAGTGAGATTCAGTCGCCCTTTTGGAACAAATGAAGTCAGTTACAGCCCCCCTCGCTTCTGGCAAAAGTTATTTCCGTGTCTTCCTCTCATGTCTTGTTGGATAGAGACACCATCCACCTCTAATTTCTTAAGAACTTGGAGTTTGAAAAGCCCCTCTGCAAACTCTTCCTAGCATTGGTACCTTGTAAGTAATTGTTCTGCGCCCACTAGGACAAACTCTGACTTCCATTAGTCCTGAAAGAACATAATTTTGTTCGTTGTAACTTTTTTGATAAAAAGCTGTTCTCAAATCCCGTATCATTCGTCGACATTCAATCCGACGCATCAAGCAACCCTTATCACACGAACATAACAAAGACATTGCCTCTGTGTCTTTATAGGGTCTGTTTTTTCTGGCATTGATCTTTTTCCATTTGCGAGTGTAAATCTTCTTCAGTTTAAGATCCCTTTTCTTCCGCCCTCTTTCCACTAAACTTGCGAGAGGAACTCCGTCTCCGAAATATCTCCAAGACGTCTCTGCATTGAAGCGATAAACTAGCTTATTTAAGTCGCAAACTCGCTGATCGCATGAACTAGAAATCGACGCCTGTGGTGTGTCTGACAAAGTAGAAGCCCAGGCTATTTCCCCTATTTGACTTGCAAGAAAACGATTTATGAACGTGAGCAATGAGTTCTGCATTTATAgcgaccaaaacaaaatcgtaTTACTGCTAGAAAATACCACAAACCACAAGAAGATAACACGCATGTGTCACGCCCTCAGCTTGTGCGTAACTTGTTCAAGGACTGGCCTTCTTATCAGATTTAACTGCAGACTCTCACTAATTCGGCCAACGGACACTAAATCTGGGCTCCAAGAGCACATTTATAGAAACTTTACCTCTTTATTACTGACAGTTCAGTGATTAGGTGATGACAATTTGTGTATGAAAGTCAGTTTTCTGTTTGGGGAGTTTAAAAACAGCAACGGTTTAATTACGTTATCTTCAATTGGACAATTcaacacaaaataaaataccgtaacatgtaacaaaagaaaagaaaggaaagtttGCGAAGCAAAGCCTCACAAAAGTTTTCAGAATTGTACATTTTTTTGTGTAGTCTTTTTTGAAATATAGTATTGCGTAAAAATTGTCTATCATTTTAAAACAGTGATTAGTATACGATCTGTTTCATTTTTTGGTGATGTCAGCCTGAAACTACTGAAACTGTTCTTAAATTGATCTTGTTTTTAAGAGACTGATAGAAACATTATTAGGGAATTGCATGGTACATAATTCTTAAGTTAGAAAGGTCGTACAGTTAGAATCAGACGCTGCATGACGGACGTGATGCCAAACAAGTAAAAATGTCAACACGTGACAATTGCGAGGAGCGGGAAATTTTTCATTGCTGTCGTTCGTTCGCGAAGAACACGTTTCACGGTTTATGACAAAATTAGCACTGGGCGAGGTAAATAAACTCCAGTTTTGGTGAGAACTTTTCATACAGAGAATTTGTCTTTCCTTGAATGTTTAGGTTTGGAGCGAAATGGCGGATTACAGCTAAGCGTTTACTGCCAGGAAAGCTTGATCCCACGTTTCTGACGTTTATGTGATGGTGAAAGCAGGTAAGCTTACGTCCATATGTCTAGCTACAGGTAAATTGATAAACTGTTGTTCTCAAAGTGGCTACCCGTTTATGGTGTACGGGTTTGAAGTGTCTTTCATTGTCCAAACCGCAAGTTTCATGATTTGAGGCCATCAGCTGTTGAAATATTAATGCGGAACTATTAATTAAACTCTTGAGGGCTTCCACAATGACTATCTAAAAGTGTGAAGCGATAGTTTTTGCTTAacattttgcttatttttctagGTTGTATTGCATTGCACTGTAAACTATTGTAGGTTATGAGgttaaaattgttattttcaaatttttgactGGTCAGAAACGAGATGGCCGagccaaaatttgtttggcCGGTCAAGATAACCGGCAACTTTCCAGAAAGTATTTTGAGCCATGACCGAGAAAAGGACTTTACGAACCTGCTATGCAACTCGCGACAACCAAAGCACACTGTTATTCAGTTGTAGAGATTTTAAACTGAATGCATCTTAATGTCAGAATTAAGTTTCTGCACAAAGGAAGTGAAAATATCACTTGTCGGGTCAAAAATTTAACCTTTTATCACACGCATGTCAACAGTTGACACCCTCAGTAAGCTTTGTTATAGATTACTGATCTTTTTGAATGACTATTTCAACTCAGTCAGCTACTGTCCTTCTaacgatatttaacaattatcctatGGGGTCGAGTAATTATTACAGGGAGAATCTAAACAAACCCAAACTAAATAAGGAAAGTAACGAATTGTTGATGTTTTATTACTGTAttacccggaaaactaagacccttttcataTTAGATCTCAcagcaatccctgggccgtttaaaaaggtgcaaaaatataataacGAAATGCGAAGGAAATCAGGCATAAATCAG from the Montipora capricornis isolate CH-2021 unplaced genomic scaffold, ASM3666992v2 scaffold_498, whole genome shotgun sequence genome contains:
- the LOC138036725 gene encoding uncharacterized protein — translated: MPGKCTFKEAWLSNPQFSIWIERGKSSGQARCKVCSKDFDIQNMGEAAVKSHMKSKKHIDAVEDAKGNVSLKNLLPTIVQEPHVPEGASRAPEQLPKNMMSYVSSKETVTAEVLWALKVVLSHYSYKSSEDIAQLFQRMFADSTIAKQFTCGEKKCAYLACFGVAPFFQQQLLDKIKKLESFVLLFDESLNKVTQSKQLDLHIRFWDTKCSSVQTRYVTSLFMGHATANDLLVKMTECLKSNKIDSSKILQISMDGPNVNWKFHDLLQEQICEAGEDASTLINVGSCGLHVVHNAFKTGAQASEWNVEEVLSSLHWLFVDSPARKEDFTEITGSVVFPLKFCKHRWLENVPVVVRAQEIWDKVILYVQKVQTGKKYSKPTSKSFKIIQDAVQDPLMPAKMAAFESVAKQLQPFLAIFQSDNPLLPFMASTLQKMIAGLMKRYIKADVLQKAISAVKLLKLDLSEKKTFLEINKVDIGFVAVDKLKKLQGEKKVSDRQIYQFKSEFQSFLSKIVSKVFEKTPIAYSLARNLACLDPNLIVADKEGCSAKFKVVLKKMVECQRLNIRDCDALVLQYSEFLELAIKVETSAFEEFNFKVDRLDVFLQKHIGSVISLSKLWDLLRELLILSHGQATVERGFSVNRQVMIENMKEKTFIAQRTIHDHIQSIGGLGQLVVSRELLAAASAGRQRYSAYLEEQKKEQQQASQNRKRKIVLEEKAELEKKKKRLASDISALQLDADSLAKEAEEKAKLVLLSKSNALRKAAKEKESALEKVEDELRELVKKSSNL